A genomic region of Candidatus Stoquefichus sp. SB1 contains the following coding sequences:
- the def gene encoding peptide deformylase has protein sequence MLLMKDIIDDHHPLIREISKPVEMPLSQEDEQLLRDMHEFLVNSQDEEMSEKYQIRPAVGIAAVQVGVLKRMCAIHVLTYDDEGNIKKTDDYGLVNPKIVAYTEKKSYLKDGEGCLSVNDDVDGYVPRYAKVTVKGYDIFQKQDITIVARGFLSICLQHELDHFDGKLFYDHIDKEHPKAPIPNAMVVE, from the coding sequence ATGTTACTAATGAAAGATATAATTGATGATCATCATCCCCTTATTCGAGAAATTTCAAAACCAGTAGAAATGCCTTTAAGTCAAGAGGATGAACAATTATTGCGTGATATGCATGAATTCCTAGTGAATTCTCAAGATGAAGAAATGTCTGAAAAGTATCAGATAAGACCTGCTGTTGGAATAGCCGCTGTTCAGGTAGGTGTCTTAAAAAGGATGTGTGCTATTCATGTTCTTACATATGATGATGAAGGAAATATTAAAAAAACTGATGACTATGGTTTGGTAAATCCAAAAATTGTTGCTTATACGGAAAAAAAATCATATCTTAAAGATGGTGAAGGTTGTTTAAGTGTCAATGATGATGTTGACGGTTATGTTCCCCGTTATGCAAAAGTGACAGTTAAAGGATATGATATTTTTCAAAAACAGGATATAACAATTGTTGCAAGAGGTTTTTTATCTATCTGTTTACAACATGAGTTAGATCATTTTGATGGAAAATTATTTTACG
- a CDS encoding UPF0223 family protein: MYDYPLDPYWSTQEIIDVMALYNAVEKAYEEGISKEEFMNCYRQFTYIVDSKSEQKQIDAAFEKVSHYSIYKVFQKSKDNDWIDMR, encoded by the coding sequence ATGTATGATTATCCATTAGATCCTTATTGGAGTACACAAGAGATTATTGATGTGATGGCTTTATATAATGCAGTAGAAAAGGCTTATGAAGAAGGCATATCAAAAGAAGAGTTTATGAATTGTTATCGTCAATTTACATATATTGTTGATTCTAAAAGTGAACAAAAGCAAATCGATGCTGCTTTTGAGAAAGTCTCACATTATTCTATATATAAAGTTTTTCAAAAATCAAAAGACAATGATTGGATTGACATGCGATGA